One Mustela nigripes isolate SB6536 unplaced genomic scaffold, MUSNIG.SB6536 HiC_scaffold_251, whole genome shotgun sequence DNA window includes the following coding sequences:
- the LOC132008556 gene encoding DNA mismatch repair protein Msh3-like, producing MSGRKPAFGRAATTGPAPAGQAVLSRFFRSTGSLKSSSSPTGAADKADPDSDSAAPLASTFPPHLPPHVVAEVGSSKKRPLESDGPVQKKAKKVQEKEGGSDSIKFGNAEPKKCLRTKNVLKSLEKLKEFCCDSAPPQDRVQTEPLQERLAVLPKCTDFDDINHLRAKKAVSCEDSKSHISQK from the exons ATGTCGGGCCGGAAACCTGCCTTTGGCCGTGCCGCTACCACCGGCCCAGCCCCTGCAGGGCAAGCGGTTTTGAGCAGATTCTTCCGGTCTACGGGAAGCCTGAAGTCCTCCTCGTCCCCCACGGGTGCAGCCGACAAGGCCGACCCTGACTCTGACTCCGCAGCGCCCCTAGCGTCCACTTTCCCGCCTCACTTGCCGCCACACGTG GTTGCAGAAGTTGGCAGCAGTAAAAAGAGACCACTGGAGAGTGATGGGCCTgttcaaaagaaagcaaagaaagtccaagaaaaggaaggaggaagtgatTCAATAAAGTTTGGGAATGCTG AGCCAAAGAAATGTCTGAGGACCAAGAATGTTTTAAAGTCTctggaaaaattgaaagaattctGCTGCGATTCCGCCCCTCCTCAAGATAGAGTCCAGACAGAACCTCTTCAGGAGAGATTGGCAGTTCTGCCAAAATGTACTGATTTTGACGATATCAATCATCTACGTGCAAAGAAGGCAGTTTCTTGTGAAGACTCCAAATCTCATATTAGTCAAAAG